In the Pedobacter cryoconitis genome, TTGTTCTAATGAACCAACCAGATCAGCACGTTCAGTAACTTTTTTGCCGGCGATATAATACGATTCAGCAAGTTTGACGAAATCAGGACTGGTAATGTCTACGAATGAGTAACGTTTCTCATTAAATAATTGCTGCCATTGACGAACCATACCCAGGAACTGGTTATTCAGGATCAGAATTTTAACATCTACACCGAATTGCATAATCGTGCCTAATTCCTGTAATGTCATTTGAAATCCTCCGTCACCAATTACTGCAACAACTGTACGGTTTGGTGCGCCAAACTTAGCGCCTATAGCTGCTGGTAAACCAAAGCCCATAGTGCCTAACCCACCACTGGTTACAGTAAGGCGGGTTGCATTCAGTTTCCCGTATCTGCAAGCGACCATCTGGTGCTGGCCTACATCACTTACAATGACTGCTTCACCTTTGGTCAGGATATTCAATTGATGAATAACTTCGCCCATGGTCAGCTCTCCGCTTTGTGGGTTTAATTCTGGTTCAATCAGTTCTTCTTTCTCAATTTTCTCGTAGGCCTTGAATTCTGCTAACCAGCCTGCATGTGTTTTTTCAGTAATCAGCTTTGTTAATAAAGGAAGAGTCTCCTTACAGTCTCCCCAAACGGGTACATCTGCTTTTACGTTTTTATCAATTTCAGCAGGATCTATATCTAAATGGACAACTTTTGCCTGTTTTGCATATTTATCCAGACGGCCGGTTACACGGTCGTCAAAACGCATTCCGATAGCAATCAGGACGTCGCATGAATTGGTTTGTACATTAGGGCCGTAGTTACCGTGCATACCCAGCATTCCTACATTCAATGGATGGTCTGTCGGAATTGCACCTGCACCCAGAATAGTCCAGGCAGCAGGGATACCACTTTTTTCTACAAAAGCTTTGAATTCTTCTTCTGCATTACCTAATGATACGCCTTGTCCAAAAAGGATAAATGGTTTTTTTGCATTATTGATTAAAGCAGCTGCCTGCTCAATATATTCATTTCTGATGATTGGTTTTGGGCGATAGCTCCGGATATGATTACAAGGAACATAGCCTTCGTAATCAAATAATTGCATCTGCGCATTTTTGGTGATATCAATTAATACCGGTCCTGGCCTTCCGCTTCTGGCAATGTAAAATGCTTTGGCTAGTGCAGCAGGAATTTCACTGGCATCTGTTACCTGGTAATTCCATTTAGTAACGGGCGTAGTAATATTAATTACATCAGTTTCCTGAAATGCGTCAGTTCCTAAAAGATGTGCAAATACTTGTCCTGTAATACAAACTAAAGGAGTACTGTCTATTTGTGCATCGGCTAGTCC is a window encoding:
- the ilvB gene encoding biosynthetic-type acetolactate synthase large subunit is translated as MDTTQEVTTKLAEPKKTTQVTGSVALLEGLIAEGTETIFGYPGGAIMPIYDAIYDYKEKLNHILVRHEQGATHAAQGFARTSGKVGVVFATSGPGATNLVTGLADAQIDSTPLVCITGQVFAHLLGTDAFQETDVINITTPVTKWNYQVTDASEIPAALAKAFYIARSGRPGPVLIDITKNAQMQLFDYEGYVPCNHIRSYRPKPIIRNEYIEQAAALINNAKKPFILFGQGVSLGNAEEEFKAFVEKSGIPAAWTILGAGAIPTDHPLNVGMLGMHGNYGPNVQTNSCDVLIAIGMRFDDRVTGRLDKYAKQAKVVHLDIDPAEIDKNVKADVPVWGDCKETLPLLTKLITEKTHAGWLAEFKAYEKIEKEELIEPELNPQSGELTMGEVIHQLNILTKGEAVIVSDVGQHQMVACRYGKLNATRLTVTSGGLGTMGFGLPAAIGAKFGAPNRTVVAVIGDGGFQMTLQELGTIMQFGVDVKILILNNQFLGMVRQWQQLFNEKRYSFVDITSPDFVKLAESYYIAGKKVTERADLVGSLEQMLQHPGSFLLEVMVSKEHNVFPMVPQGCSVSEIRLK